The DNA segment CTCGAAGTCACGCTTTTAAGACTACGACCCCAATCGAAGATTATTTATGTGCCAGCAAATAGCGAAGGTCCCTCGCGGGCCATTCAAGCCGCGATCGAAAGTTTAGATCACGAACTGCCTGTATTGATTTCCTATTGCGATTACGGTTTAAAGTGGGACCCTTGGGATTTCGCCGATTATGTTAAGAACACAGATTGTGATTCCTGTGTGGTCTCGTACCGAGGATTTCATGCTCATTACATCGGCCCTCAAATGTACGCCTACTCGCGGCTAAAGGGTGAGAGGGTGGTACAGGTCAAGGAAAAGGGAAGCTTTACCGAACAAAGGGAAAATGAATACGCTTCCAACGGGGCTTATTACTTTAAAAAAGTCAGTGATCTAAAATCCGCTCTCGAATATCAAAAGAAGAACGATATTAAAATGAATAATGAGTTTTATACTTCGTTAACAATAGAGGCTCTTTTGCAAATGAAGCCAGAGTCGCAGTGTCGCGTATACGAAGTGGATGCTTTTTATCAATGGGGAACGCCGGAAGATTTAAAGAT comes from the Bdellovibrionales bacterium genome and includes:
- a CDS encoding NTP transferase domain-containing protein, which translates into the protein MPKPLIPVNGIPMIERLLQKFPTEWPCTFVLAENHNPTELEVTLLRLRPQSKIIYVPANSEGPSRAIQAAIESLDHELPVLISYCDYGLKWDPWDFADYVKNTDCDSCVVSYRGFHAHYIGPQMYAYSRLKGERVVQVKEKGSFTEQRENEYASNGAYYFKKVSDLKSALEYQKKNDIKMNNEFYTSLTIEALLQMKPESQCRVYEVDAFYQWGTPEDLKIFEYWEKTFKNLNKWGEAIKEIQIRQILMPMAGLGSRISQILSQPKPVVKLDGQPMYRRAL